A window of the Salmo trutta chromosome 25, fSalTru1.1, whole genome shotgun sequence genome harbors these coding sequences:
- the LOC115161807 gene encoding protein Jade-1 isoform X1 — protein MKRSRHPSSSEDSDNGSNSTSWSQHSQLRRANGMKPTEVFRTDFITAMKLHDEYHLNPEDYYVLVDPWRREWEKGVQVPVSPHAIPQPVARVVAEKGMEVMFLKPKKWIRSGCSGAPGYVDIQTLAEGTCRYDLNDTDVAWLELINHHFTLMGMAVLDETTMERALEEFERRPIATEEGFGMECDEDVVCDVCRSPEDEDNNEMVFCDKCNICVHQVCYGILKVPKGSWLCQTCALGISPKCQVCPKHSGLVGGEDEEGSRGGRLRGDEVPHPVPNPAEALNLRHIRLQQLEKLLQQEVSQALQLNQETVHFMYRYWKLKCQANQPLLTLQMEEESLASRDHDMVLHHLFPWGRGQGAASTPPRQRSLAIGRLSPAAEGRMSLTPNPNPNPNPTLTQP, from the exons ATGAAGAGAAGTCGACATCCAAGCAGCAGCGAAGACTCTGACAATGGAA GTAACTCCACTTCTTGGTCGCAACATTCTCAACTCAGGAGAGCCAATGGGATGAAGCCCACAGAG GTGTTCAGGACAGACTTCATCACGGCCATGAAGCTCCATGACGAGTACCATCTGAACCCAGAGGATTATTACGTCCTGGTCGATCCCTGGAGACGGGAGTGGGAGAAGGGAGTCCAGGTCCCTGTCAGCCCACACGCCATCCCCCAGCCTGTAGCCCG GGTGGTGGCTGAGAAGGGGATGGAGGTGATGTTCTTGAAGCCCAAGAAGTGGATCCGTTCGGGGTGTTCAGGGGCGCCGGGGTACGTGGACATTCAGACCCTGGCTGAGGGGACGTGTCGATACGACCTCAACGACACTGACGTGGCCTGGCTGGAGCTCATCAACCACCACTTCACTCTGATGG GCATGGCTGTGCTGGATGAGACCACCATGGAGAGAGCATTGGAGGAGTTTGAGCGGCGTCCCATAGCAACGGAGGAGGGGTTTGGCATGGAGTGCGACGAAGACGTCGTGTGTGATGTGTGCCGGTCACCTGAAGACGAGGACAACAATGAGATGGTGTTCTGCGACAAGTGCAACATCTGTGTTCACCAG GTGTGTTATGGGATTCTGAAGGTACCAAAGGGTAGCTGGCTGTGTCAGACCTGTGCTCTCGGCATCTCGCCCAAATGCCAAGTCTGCCCCAAACACTCTGGTCTGGTGGGAGGAGAGGACGAGGAGGGGAGTAGGGGAGGAAGACTCAGAGGAGATGAAGTTCCTCATCCAGTCCCCAACCCAGCGGAGGCCCTGAACCTCCGTCACATCAGACTACAGCAGCTGGAGAAGCTGCTACAACAGGAGGTGTCCCAGGCCCTGCAGCTGAACCAGGAGACAGTCCACTTCATGTATCGGTACTGGAAGCTGAAATGCCAAGCTAATCAGCCGTTGCTGACCCtccagatggaggaggagagtcTGGCGAGCAGAGACCATGATATGGTCCTCCACCACCTGTTTCCCTGGGGGAGGGGTCAGGGTGCTGCGTCCACGCCTCCCAGGCAGCGGTCACTGGCTATTGGCAGATTGTCTCCAGCTGCAGAGGGGAGAAtgagtctaacccctaaccctaaccctaaccctaacccaaccctaacccaaccctaa
- the LOC115161807 gene encoding protein Jade-1 isoform X2 has protein sequence MKPTEVFRTDFITAMKLHDEYHLNPEDYYVLVDPWRREWEKGVQVPVSPHAIPQPVARVVAEKGMEVMFLKPKKWIRSGCSGAPGYVDIQTLAEGTCRYDLNDTDVAWLELINHHFTLMGMAVLDETTMERALEEFERRPIATEEGFGMECDEDVVCDVCRSPEDEDNNEMVFCDKCNICVHQVCYGILKVPKGSWLCQTCALGISPKCQVCPKHSGLVGGEDEEGSRGGRLRGDEVPHPVPNPAEALNLRHIRLQQLEKLLQQEVSQALQLNQETVHFMYRYWKLKCQANQPLLTLQMEEESLASRDHDMVLHHLFPWGRGQGAASTPPRQRSLAIGRLSPAAEGRMSLTPNPNPNPNPTLTQP, from the exons ATGAAGCCCACAGAG GTGTTCAGGACAGACTTCATCACGGCCATGAAGCTCCATGACGAGTACCATCTGAACCCAGAGGATTATTACGTCCTGGTCGATCCCTGGAGACGGGAGTGGGAGAAGGGAGTCCAGGTCCCTGTCAGCCCACACGCCATCCCCCAGCCTGTAGCCCG GGTGGTGGCTGAGAAGGGGATGGAGGTGATGTTCTTGAAGCCCAAGAAGTGGATCCGTTCGGGGTGTTCAGGGGCGCCGGGGTACGTGGACATTCAGACCCTGGCTGAGGGGACGTGTCGATACGACCTCAACGACACTGACGTGGCCTGGCTGGAGCTCATCAACCACCACTTCACTCTGATGG GCATGGCTGTGCTGGATGAGACCACCATGGAGAGAGCATTGGAGGAGTTTGAGCGGCGTCCCATAGCAACGGAGGAGGGGTTTGGCATGGAGTGCGACGAAGACGTCGTGTGTGATGTGTGCCGGTCACCTGAAGACGAGGACAACAATGAGATGGTGTTCTGCGACAAGTGCAACATCTGTGTTCACCAG GTGTGTTATGGGATTCTGAAGGTACCAAAGGGTAGCTGGCTGTGTCAGACCTGTGCTCTCGGCATCTCGCCCAAATGCCAAGTCTGCCCCAAACACTCTGGTCTGGTGGGAGGAGAGGACGAGGAGGGGAGTAGGGGAGGAAGACTCAGAGGAGATGAAGTTCCTCATCCAGTCCCCAACCCAGCGGAGGCCCTGAACCTCCGTCACATCAGACTACAGCAGCTGGAGAAGCTGCTACAACAGGAGGTGTCCCAGGCCCTGCAGCTGAACCAGGAGACAGTCCACTTCATGTATCGGTACTGGAAGCTGAAATGCCAAGCTAATCAGCCGTTGCTGACCCtccagatggaggaggagagtcTGGCGAGCAGAGACCATGATATGGTCCTCCACCACCTGTTTCCCTGGGGGAGGGGTCAGGGTGCTGCGTCCACGCCTCCCAGGCAGCGGTCACTGGCTATTGGCAGATTGTCTCCAGCTGCAGAGGGGAGAAtgagtctaacccctaaccctaaccctaaccctaacccaaccctaacccaaccctaa